A single window of Vanessa tameamea isolate UH-Manoa-2023 chromosome 5, ilVanTame1 primary haplotype, whole genome shotgun sequence DNA harbors:
- the LOC113392350 gene encoding actin nucleation-promoting factor WASL-like — protein sequence MPRGENRPSVLLSRDENDQVFSLIGPKCQSLATAVVQLFTTEGPAHSEWKKKDTGVLCLIKDNSKRSYFFRIYCLYRKSMIWEHEVYLQIEYKSPRPYLHTFEAEEYMTAFNFANEDEARALRNILIEKIELRKQRREERRQRSMLVPRANSASSYTSNLSSSSNPSARVNGVSAAPPAPTPPPPPLALPAHTAKTNTLSSYTLKGSSKKPKGRKLTKADIGTPKDFVHVSHVGWDANKGFDVDLPDDEMQSFLAKAGITDKQLKNQATRQFIYDFICSHGGADAVKEELHDTPKIKESSRGAAPPAAPPAPPVPARAPHAIPPAPPSRAPPPPPARVVPPAPPPPASLAPRNPPPPRPVQPPASAPPSVPPPPPPPTAPPPPPAAPPAPPPTPPAPPPPPPPDSAGSDPRSALMESIRSGNKSLRHVEVGSKTSLNDDSRSNLLSEIRQGINLRSVRRSSSSGEERSASSAGEACGLAGALQRALQERARAIHSSESEDSDNTTSDGEWDD from the exons ATGCCGAGGGGAGAAAATAGACCGAGCGTCCTGTTATCTCGTGATGAAAATGACCAGGTGTTTAGTCTCATTGGGCCGAAGTGCCAG AGCTTAGCAACGGCAGtagtacaattatttacaacagAGGGTCCGGCTCATTCAGAATGGAAGAAGAAAGACACAGGAGTCCTTTGTCTCATCAAAGACAACAGCAAGCGGTCCTATTTCTTCCGCATCTACTGTCTATACCGAAAATCAATGATATGGGAGCATGAAGTTTACTTGCAAATAGAATACAAGAGTCCTCGGccatacttacatacatttgAAGCTGAG GAATATATGACAGCATTTAATTTTGCAAATGAAGATGAGGCAAGGGCGCTCCGTAATATACTTATCGAGAAAATTGAATTACGAAAACAAAGGAGAGAGG aACGAAGACAACGATCGATGTTAGTTCCGCGGGCTAACAGCGCGTCGTCTTACACGTCGAACTTGTCGAGCTCGTCCAACCCGTCGGCCCGCGTGAACGGCGTGAGTGCGGCGCCCCCCGCGCCCACTcccccgccgccgccgctcgCCCTGCCCGCGCACACCGCCAAGACCAACACGCTGTCCA gTTATACATTGAAGGGTTCGAGCAAAAAGCCGAAGGGGCGAAAATTGACGAAGGCAGACATCGGCACGCCGAAAGATTTCGTACATGTATCCCACGTTGGCTGGGACGCGAACAAAG GTTTCGATGTTGACCTGCCCGACGATGAGATGCAATCGTTCCTAGCCAAAGCTGGCATAACGGATAAGCAGCTGAAGAACCAAGCCACGCGACAGTTTATATATGATTTCATCTGCTCGCACGGTGGCGCCGATGCTGTGAAGGAGGAGCTACACGACACGCCTAAGATAAAAG AGAGCTCTCGCGGAGCGGCTCCCCCCGCCGCGCCCCCCGCCCCACCCGtgcccgcgcgcgcgccgcacgCCATCCCGCCCGCGCCGC CGTCCCGCGCGCCGCCCCCGCCGCCGGCGCGCGTGGTGCCGCCCGCGCCCCCGCCGCCCGCCTCGCTGGCGCCGCGCaacccgccgccgccgcgccccgtgCAGC CGCCGGCGAGCGCGCCGCCGTCGGTACCGCCGCCGCCACCACCGCCGACAGCGCCGCCGCCACCGCCCGCCGCGCCACCCGCGCCGCCTCCGACGCCGCCCGCGCCTCCACCACCGCCGCCCCCCGACAGCGCCGGGTCAGACCCGCGTTCTGCTCTCATGGAGAGCATTCGCAGCGGGAACAAGTCGCTGAGA CACGTGGAAGTCGGATCGAAGACGTCCTTGAACGACGACAGCAGGAGTAATTTGCTCAGTGAAATACGACAGGGAATCAATTTGAGATCC GTGCGTCGCTCGAGCAGCTCCGGCGAGGAGCGCAGCGC
- the LOC113392349 gene encoding uncharacterized protein LOC113392349 has protein sequence MTGVRAGRVPKRRRGHRVKTRSVLRMMAIMQDRNSEDVPREFLETGRTGRRNAMPDILHPQGAEMTTADLPSRLQQLVTTDPESPQPGTSKTELDPNKVDEKTGKKDSCS, from the exons ATGACCGGAGTGCGTGCCGGCCGCGTACCCAAGCGCCGAAGAGGGCACCGCGTAAAGACTCGGTCAG TACTAAGAATGATGGCAATAATGCAGGACAGGAATAGTGAGGACGTACCTCGGGAATTCCTCGAAACGGGTCGTACAGGAAGGCGCAACGCCATGCCTGATATCTTGCATCCTCAAGGTGCGGAGATGACAACGGCCGACCTGCCATCCAGACTGCAACAACTTGTCACTACGG ATCCAGAAAGCCCTCAGCCGGGGACGTCAAAAACAGAATTAGATCCGAACAAAGTGGACGAGAAGACAGGAAAAAAGGATAGTTGTAGTTGA
- the LOC113392348 gene encoding uncharacterized protein LOC113392348 translates to MFRKVVFGSGLVALVPVVKAATPIRSSNDPALPPPMKPSDLPIYEAPHADYGEYIQSKANEKKSSYLRSVLLSPVQAVREQVQIGCAHTEQLTNTLKDNYSELHDRSEWIIQYLREEENKEMRYGAVAMGGLTGFIFGLRGGLIRKIFYAGLGTMGMGYICFPEETKQFTKDNGAFMKQYINIAYNFFYGVKPGDPQLEVKFPELSFPKDFSEFLDMTVSLASSVKQAVMPPPSKEEDTKLTKQKD, encoded by the exons ATGTTTCGAAAAGTTGTATTTGGATCTGGACTGGTTGCATTAGTACCAGTTGTCAAAGCTGCAACGCCTATTCGATCCTCGAATGATCCGGCTTTACCACCGCCTATGAAACCATCTGATTTGCCCATTTATGAAGCACCACATGCTGATTATGGAGA ATATATTCAGTCAAAAGCAAATGAGAAGAAGAGTTCTTACTTAAGGTCAGTGCTTTTGTCACCTGTGCAGGCTGTGCGGGAGCAAGTGCAGATAGGATGTGCACACACAGAGCAACTTACAAAtactttaaaagataattacTCCGAGCTGCATGACAGATCTGAGT ggattatacaatatttaagagAAGAGGAAAACAAAGAAATGAGATATGGTGCTGTTGCTATGGGTGGTCTAACTGGGTTTATATTTGGTCTCAGAGGTGGATTAATCAGG aaaatattCTATGCTGGCTTAGGAACTATGGGTATGGGTTATATTTGCTTCCCTGAAGAAACCAAACAATTCACAAAAGATAATGGAGCTTTTATGAAACAGTATATAAACATCGCTTACAACTTTTTCTATGGAG TAAAACCTGGAGACCCACAGCTGGAGGTGAAATTCCCTGAGTTATCTTTTCCAAAAGATTTCTCAGAATTTCTTGATATGACGGTATCTTTGGCTTCCTCTGTCAAACAGGCTGTCATGCCTCCACCTTCTAAAGAAGAAGATACAAAACTAACTAAACAAAAGGACTAG
- the LOC113392346 gene encoding probable ATP-dependent RNA helicase DDX23 — protein sequence MAGERSSERRRSRSRERHERDRERYEDRETYRDKVKRRDRSRSPRKDRERSRSPTRKDDQRTRERERSKSPNRKDRGRSRSPKKRDGNRERRLEDREKSKYRKEEENKQEEEQAAKIEEDQPKQIKREPLSLEELLAKKKAEEEARSKPVFLTKEQRAALALERRREQVEAIRANIEKPAMATIDLTGTSKKEEEKRYREERDREREREREKERERKYEERKSGSDRNREDKKEKNEEYNKTKDKEREEEAIKARYLGIVKKKRRVRRLNDRKFVFDWDASEDTSNDYNTLYKERHQVQFFGRGHIAGIDIKSQKKDYSKFYGNLLEKRRTELEKEQEKLRLKKVKKKEDKQKWDDRHWSEKDHDEMTERDWRIFREDYNITIKGGKIPNPIRSWKEAGFHNDIMEIINKVGYKSPTPIQRQAIPIGLQNRDIIGVAETGSGKTLAFLIPLLTWIQSLPKSERMEDADQGPYAIILAPTRELAQQIEEETSKFGIPLGITSVVVVGGLSREEQGFKLRLGCEIVIATPGRLIDVLENRYLVLNRCTYVVLDEADRMIDMGFEPDVQKILEYMPVSNIKPDTDAAEDASVLLANYNTKKKYRQTVMFTATMPPAVERLARSYLRRPAIVYIGSVGKPVDRTEQVVYMIGENEKRRKLTEILQRGVEPPIIIFVNQKKGADVLAKGLEKLSFNACTLHGGKGQEQRDFALASLKNGSKDILVATDVAGRGIDIKDVSIVINYDMAKSIEDYTHRIGRTGRAGKTGKAISFVTKEDSAIYYDLKQVLLASSVSTCPPELMNHPEAQHKPGTVVTKKRREEMIFA from the coding sequence ATGGCCGGTGAAAGGAGTTCAGAACGCCGCAGATCACGATCACGGGAACGCCATGAAAGAGATCGTGAAAGATACGAAGATCGCGAAACTTATAGGGATAAAGTAAAGCGGCGCGATAGATCTAGAAGCCCGAGGAAAGACCGAGAAAGGTCACGTAGCCCTACGCGAAAAGATGACCAGCGCACTCGAGAGAGAGAACGCTCAAAAAGCCCGAATCGTAAAGACCGCGGTAGGTCAAGGAGCCCAAAGAAACGTGATGGAAATAGAGAACGTCGTCTTGAGGACagagaaaaaagtaaatatagaaaagaagaagaaaacaaACAGGAAGAAGAACAAGCTGCAAAAATTGAGGAGGATCAACCGAAACAAATTAAAAGAGAACCATTATCCTTGGAAGAACTTCTTGCTAAAAAGAAGGCTGAAGAAGAAGCTCGTAGTAAGCCAGTTTTCTTAACGAAAGAACAGAGAGCTGCTCTTGCACTAGAGAGACGTCGTGAACAAGTTGAAGCTATTAGAGCTAATATTGAAAAACCGGCTATGGCTACAATTGACCTTACAGGAACATcaaaaaaagaagaagaaaaaagaTACAGGGAGGAACGAGACAGAGAAAGGGAGCGTGAAAGAGAAAAAGAAAGAGAACGCAAATATGAAGAAAGAAAATCAGGAAGTGACCGTAATAGAgaagataaaaaagaaaaaaatgaggagtacaataaaacaaaggatAAGGAAAGAGAAGAAGAAGCTATTAAAGCTAGATATTTAGGTATAGTGAAGAAAAAGCGTAGAGTTCGAAGACTAAATGATAGGAAGTTTGTTTTTGACTGGGATGCATCTGAAGATACCTCAAATGATTATAATACACTATACAAAGAAAGACATCAAGTACAATTCTTTGGGAGAGGTCACATTGCTGGTATAGATATTAAATCACAAAAGAAGGATTATAGTAAATTCTATGGTAATTTGTTGGAGAAACGGAGAACAGAATTGGAAAAAGAACAGGAGAAACTGCGCTTGAAGAAAGTAAAAAAGAAGGAAGACAAACAAAAATGGGACGATAGACATTGGTCTGAAAAAGATCATGATGAAATGACAGAAAGAGATTGGCGAATTTTTAGAGAAGActacaatattacaattaaggGAGGAAAAATACCTAATCCCATAAGATCATGGAAGGAAGCTGGCTTCCATAATGATATAATGGAAATAATTAACAAAGTTGGTTACAAAAGCCCGACACCAATCCAAAGGCAGGCTATCCCTATTGGACTACAGAATCGAGATATCATTGGTGTGGCAGAAACTGGATCTGGTAAAACTCTGGCTTTCCTTATACCTTTATTGACTTGGATTCAATCATTGCCAAAGAGTGAACGTATGGAAGATGCTGACCAAGGTCCTTATGCTATAATTCTAGCTCCTACCCGTGAATTGGCTCAGCAAATTGAGGAAGAAACAAGCAAATTTGGTATTCCTCTTGGCATTACTTCTGTTGTTGTTGTTGGTGGTCTTTCAAGAGAAGAACAAGGTTTTAAGCTGAGATTGGGTTGTGAAATTGTAATTGCTACACCTGGTCGTCTTATTGATGTTTTAGAAAACAGATATTTAGTTCTAAATCGCTGTACCTATGTGGTTCTTGATGAAGCAGATCGTATGATTGACATGGGTTTTGAACCTGATGTACAAAAAATTCTTGAATACATGCCAGTTTCTAACATTAAACCAGATACAGATGCAGCAGAAGATGCTTCAGTATTGCTTGCAAACTATAATACTAAGAAGAAGTACAGACAAACCGTGATGTTTACAGCTACTATGCCCCCAGCAGTAGAAAGATTAGCTCGTAGTTATTTACGCCGACCAGCTATAGTATACATAGGATCGGTCGGTAAACCAGTCGACAGAACAGAACAAGTTGTATACATGATCGGTGAAAACGAAAAACGAAGAAAGTTGACGGAGATATTGCAACGTGGCGTCGAACCTCCAATTATCATATTCGTGAACCAAAAGAAAGGAGCTGACGTTCTTGCTAAAGGGTTGGAGAAACTTAGCTTTAACGCTTGTACATTGCACGGTGGCAAAGGACAGGAACAACGTGACTTTGCATTGGCTTCTCTTAAGAATGGTTCTAAGGACATATTAGTTGCTACAGACGTCGCTGGTCGTGGTATTGATATTAAAGACGTCAGCATTGTTATTAATTACGATATGGCTAAGTCTATAGAAGACTATACACATCGTATTGGTCGTACCGGTCGTGCAGGCAAAACTGGTAAAGCTATATCATTTGTCACGAAAGAAGACTCCGCTATATACTACGATCTTAAGCAAGTTCTACTTGCTAGTTCTGTATCTACATGTCCACCAGAACTAATGAATCATCCAGAGGCGCAGCATAAGCCGGGTACAGTTGTTACCAAGAAAAGGAGAGAAGAAATGATTttcgcttaa
- the LOC113392331 gene encoding exonuclease 3'-5' domain-containing protein 2, with protein MNTPSKLQVGLTSAVALGFAGITYFVLKQTLKLKNTSDIIDYLVIKIITSEESCEEMVQELRRRCTQHHAVGFDCEWVTEQGKRHPVALLQLSTYDGCCVLFRLSHMKSFPKSLKDLLEDESIYKVGVAPGDDAKYLAKDYSVHLKSTLDIRHIVELCKYDTGGLASLAKMFLGVVLDKSWRVRCSNWGADELTERQIQYAALDAHVAIKIFVKVVNDYHRSPLLLLWRRNNNEHWNKIHQMCSKYLDICFKTKQKVKKKTTEYKDKDRKGAKEIFSKKYPHSTRSKPLYHNCFLQAPDGELLCTCDNKKAIWYVEKELADIVNKDPLTVRLRFEPAGRSVGDVGRYYQLTKENKCVVCGAKDSYIRKNVVPREYRKYFPEIMKDHSSHDVVLLCVECHQTSNMRDQPVREALARRCRAPLAAHDAGKLLEDKDCKKIRSAARALLYQSKKHVLPEARRKELESIILQHYLQHDVITQELLQQAAEIQVVYENADYESHGYKVVEYYLEYEGLLRLEEEWREHFLSSMCPKYMPELWSVKHNEERLRVRMNEGRLSEQDLKLIAL; from the exons atgaataCTCCTTCAAAGTTACAAGTCGGCCTTACCTCTGCTGTAGCACTGGGTTTTGCAGGCATTACATACTTCGTTCTGAAGCAGACATTAAAACTGAAAAACACTTCggatataatagattatttagttatcaaaataataacctCTGAAGAATCTTGTGAGGAAATGGTGCAAGAATTACGTAg ACGCTGTACTCAACATCATGCTGTTGGCTTTGATTGTGAATGGGTCACGGAGCAAGGGAAAAGACATCCTGTTGCATTGCTACAACTCTCTACTTACGATGGATGTTGTGTTCTATTTAGACTTAGTCACATGAAGTCTTTTCCTAAATCTTTAAAG gatCTCTTAGAGGATGAAAGTATATACAAAGTGGGTGTTGCTCCAGGTGATGATGCAAAATACCTAGCAAAGGACTACTCAGTTCACCTGAAGAGTACTTTGGATATAAGGCATATAGTggaattatgtaaatatgataCAGGTGGTCTGGCTTCTTTAGCCAAGATGTTCCTGGGTGTTGTTTTGGACAAGAGTTGGAGG gtacgaTGTAGTAATTGGGGTGCAGATGAGCTAACAGAACGACAAATACAATATGCAGCTTTGGATGCTCatgttgcaataaaaatatttgtgaaagTTGTCAACGACTACCATAGAAGTCCGCTGTTATTATTATGGAGAAGAAATAATAATGAGCATTGGAATAAAATACATCAGATGTGTTCAAAGTATTTAGATATATGTTTCAAAACAAAGcagaaagttaaaaaaaagaccACAGA gTACAAAGATAAAGACAGAAAGGGAGCCAAAGAAATATTTAGCAAAAAGTATCCACATTCCACTCGATCTAAGCCCTTGTATCATAACTGTTTTCTGCAAGCACCAGATGGAGAGTTACTCTGTACTTGTGATAATAAAAAGGCTATATG GTATGTCGAAAAAGAACTAGCAGATATAGTAAATAAAGATCCACTAACGGTGCGCCTGCGCTTCGAGCCCGCAGGGCGGTCCGTGGGCGACGTCGGCCGGTACTACCAGCTGACTAAAGAGAACAAATGTGTTGTTTGCGGGGCTAAGGATTCATACATACGAAAAAACGTTGTGCCTAGAGAGTATAGGAAATATTTTCCTG AGATAATGAAAGATCACTCCTCTCACGACGTGGTGCTGCTGTGCGTGGAGTGCCACCAGACGAGCAACATGCGCGACCAGCCCGTGCGCGAGGCGCTCGCCCGCCGCTGCCGCGCGCCGCTCGCCGCGCACGACGCGGGCAAGCTCCTGGAGGACAAGGACTGCAA aaaaatTCGTTCAGCCGCTCGCGCTTTGCTCTACCAGTCCAAAAAGCATGTGTTGCCCGAAGCGCGTCGTAAGGAGTTGGAGTCAATCATACTGCAGCACTATCTCCAACATGACGTGATCACGCAGGAACTGCTACAACAAGCTGCTGAAATACAAGTTGT TTACGAGAACGCAGACTATGAATCCCATGGTTACAAAGTTGTGGAATATTATCTTGAATATGAAGGACTGCTTCGACTGGAGGAAGAGTGGAGGGAGCACTTCCTTTCTTCCATGTGTCCTAAATACATGCCTGAGCTCTGGTCTGTTAAGCATAATGAGGAAAg ATTACGAGTGCGGATGAATGAGGGGCGACTATCAGAACAAGACTTAAAATTGATAGCTTTgtaa